A part of Saccharomonospora amisosensis genomic DNA contains:
- a CDS encoding DUF3239 domain-containing protein, producing the protein MADDGWPAGDPRRYFDAPIDPVHLRESSPNVYRRAMWLAIGIVVGCGLMALGAWSIVDGGWWGILLGVLAALVGLLLFVRGLIASNATKPFRGGPLAPGMVMEQADDTVRMLVLGEISRDPAATPEFAYRLVTFHAREQTHFVPGQRIPCVLHGFVAAPWSGRWWSFDASPITWATADQAVLDGAASAIPVPEWDQLLAGAQRLGEIRRRWTRLARVSGEDLPESLRRPPTRLGVPVEWQPDGRARFVGSVADAVSV; encoded by the coding sequence ATGGCAGACGACGGTTGGCCCGCGGGTGACCCGCGACGGTACTTCGACGCCCCGATCGACCCTGTCCACCTGCGGGAAAGTAGCCCCAATGTGTACCGGCGCGCGATGTGGCTCGCGATCGGGATCGTGGTTGGGTGCGGGCTGATGGCACTCGGTGCGTGGTCCATCGTGGACGGCGGTTGGTGGGGGATACTGCTCGGAGTGCTGGCCGCGCTGGTCGGGCTGCTGCTGTTCGTGCGAGGACTCATCGCGAGCAACGCGACCAAACCCTTCCGCGGTGGACCCCTCGCTCCCGGCATGGTCATGGAGCAGGCCGACGACACGGTGCGGATGCTGGTGCTCGGCGAGATCTCCCGCGATCCAGCGGCCACGCCCGAGTTCGCCTACCGCCTCGTCACGTTCCACGCCCGCGAGCAGACCCATTTCGTTCCCGGGCAGCGCATCCCGTGCGTGCTGCACGGCTTCGTCGCTGCGCCGTGGAGCGGACGCTGGTGGAGTTTCGACGCCTCACCCATCACCTGGGCCACCGCCGACCAGGCGGTGCTCGACGGTGCCGCCTCCGCGATCCCGGTGCCCGAATGGGACCAGTTGCTCGCCGGTGCGCAGCGCCTCGGCGAGATCCGCCGCAGGTGGACGCGGCTGGCGCGGGTTTCCGGCGAGGACCTTCCCGAGTCGCTGCGCAGGCCACCCACGCGGCTGGGGGTGCCGGTGGAGTGGCAGCCCGACGGCCGCGCGAGGTTCGTCGGTTCGGTCGCCGACGCGGTGAGCGTCTAG
- a CDS encoding ROK family protein — translation MDEPSTELLESYARLLDLVRSGKADTRPALSQRTGLGRTAITQRTSTLLDAGLLEEGELNPSTGGRQARTLRFRKDAGRILTAELGATSFTAGVTDLMGTVLAKRHRDCDIAQGPDPVLDEVETVLEDLLREVGGRSDEVWGVGIGLPGPVEFATARPSEPPIMPGWNNYPVRERFIRRYNAPVWVDNEVNLLCLGELRTPGAVAELGDLLYVKIGTGIGAGISNGGRLHRGAQGCAGDIGHAAVSDDSSIVCRCGKTGCLEAVAGGAALARDGAELARSGKSPALAAALEANSAVTGADVTAAARAGDHHAVRLLVNAGRRIGSMLATMVNFYNPSTILLGGKVAGAGDLFLATIRETIYRRSLPLSTRELRIERARLGEEGGLIGAAYMVLDELFSVRYFGLWLPEGSPSGMPWLHTANGKAGSGN, via the coding sequence GTGGACGAGCCGAGCACCGAGTTGCTGGAGAGCTACGCCCGGCTGCTCGATCTCGTACGCAGCGGAAAGGCCGACACTCGTCCTGCCCTCAGCCAGCGCACCGGACTCGGACGCACCGCCATCACCCAACGCACCAGCACCCTGCTGGACGCCGGTCTACTCGAAGAGGGCGAGCTGAACCCGTCCACGGGTGGCAGGCAGGCAAGAACGCTTCGCTTCCGCAAGGACGCGGGGCGCATCCTCACCGCGGAACTGGGCGCCACGAGCTTCACAGCCGGAGTCACCGACCTGATGGGAACTGTGCTGGCCAAGCGGCACCGCGACTGCGACATCGCGCAGGGACCCGACCCGGTCCTCGATGAGGTCGAGACCGTGCTTGAGGACCTGCTGCGCGAGGTCGGCGGCCGAAGTGACGAGGTATGGGGCGTCGGGATCGGCCTGCCGGGTCCGGTGGAGTTCGCCACGGCGCGGCCGTCCGAGCCGCCGATCATGCCGGGCTGGAACAACTATCCAGTCCGAGAACGATTCATCCGGCGCTACAACGCCCCGGTGTGGGTGGACAACGAGGTGAACCTGCTGTGCCTCGGCGAACTGCGCACCCCCGGCGCCGTCGCGGAACTCGGAGACCTGCTCTACGTCAAGATCGGGACCGGTATCGGCGCGGGCATCAGCAACGGCGGCAGGCTGCACCGAGGCGCACAGGGCTGCGCGGGGGACATCGGTCACGCCGCCGTCTCCGACGACAGCTCGATCGTCTGCCGCTGCGGCAAGACCGGCTGCCTCGAGGCGGTCGCAGGCGGTGCGGCACTCGCCCGCGACGGTGCGGAACTGGCCCGGTCGGGCAAGAGCCCGGCACTGGCGGCCGCCCTCGAAGCCAACAGCGCCGTCACCGGGGCCGACGTGACGGCGGCGGCGCGTGCGGGCGATCACCACGCCGTGCGGTTGCTGGTGAACGCGGGAAGGCGGATCGGCTCGATGCTCGCCACCATGGTCAACTTCTACAACCCGTCGACGATACTGCTCGGTGGCAAGGTCGCGGGCGCAGGAGATCTGTTCCTGGCGACCATCCGCGAAACCATCTACCGCCGCTCGCTGCCGCTTTCCACCCGCGAGCTGCGGATCGAACGGGCACGACTCGGCGAGGAGGGCGGCCTGATCGGCGCGGCCTATATGGTGCTGGACGAGCTGTTCTCGGTCCGCTACTTCGGGCTGTGGCTGCCGGAGGGCTCGCCAAGTGGCATGCCATGGCTGCACACGGCCAACGGCAAGGCCGGGTCCGGCAACTGA
- a CDS encoding YceD family protein has protein sequence MPEKSAAHGRADARNPWLIDTHELSRRPGSSRSLLRELPVDTPMGIPDVITVPKGSVITVDLLLESVVEGVLVTGTATARTSGECARCLDPIADEVEVALTELFAYPDSTTEATTDEDEVSRIVDDRIDLEPLVRDTIVLALPLVPLCGEDCEGLCAECGVKWADLEPGHGHETIDPRWAALVERLESTPGDNTANGSDQS, from the coding sequence ATGCCTGAGAAGAGTGCCGCCCATGGGCGCGCCGATGCGCGTAACCCCTGGCTGATCGATACCCATGAGTTGAGCCGGCGTCCTGGCTCCAGCCGGTCGCTGCTACGCGAGCTGCCGGTCGACACGCCGATGGGCATCCCCGACGTGATCACGGTGCCTAAGGGTTCCGTGATCACGGTGGACCTGCTGCTGGAGTCGGTCGTGGAAGGGGTGCTCGTCACGGGCACCGCCACGGCGCGAACCTCCGGTGAGTGCGCCCGCTGCCTCGACCCCATAGCCGACGAGGTGGAGGTGGCGCTGACGGAGTTGTTCGCCTACCCCGACTCCACCACCGAGGCCACCACGGATGAGGACGAGGTCAGCAGGATCGTCGACGACAGGATCGACCTCGAACCGCTCGTCAGGGACACGATCGTGCTCGCCCTGCCGCTGGTGCCGCTGTGCGGTGAGGATTGCGAGGGACTGTGCGCGGAGTGCGGTGTGAAGTGGGCCGATCTCGAGCCCGGACACGGGCATGAGACCATAGATCCTCGGTGGGCCGCGCTTGTCGAGCGCCTGGAGAGCACTCCCGGCGACAACACGGCGAACGGCTCCGACCAAAGCTGA
- a CDS encoding acylphosphatase, whose product MVQQQQAARLTAWVHGKVQGVGFRWWTRSRALELGLVGSATNLADGRVEVVAEGSKDRCEQLLALLRSADTPGQVDHVAEQWSAPKGGLDGFVER is encoded by the coding sequence GTGGTGCAGCAACAGCAGGCGGCCCGCCTCACCGCTTGGGTGCACGGAAAGGTGCAGGGCGTCGGGTTCCGCTGGTGGACGCGCAGTCGCGCGCTCGAACTCGGGCTGGTCGGCAGCGCTACCAACCTCGCCGACGGCAGGGTTGAGGTCGTGGCCGAGGGCAGCAAGGACCGTTGTGAACAACTGCTCGCGCTGCTGAGGTCGGCGGACACGCCAGGGCAGGTGGACCACGTCGCCGAGCAATGGTCGGCCCCCAAGGGCGGTCTCGACGGCTTCGTGGAACGCTGA
- a CDS encoding general stress protein, with product MTTAFSPAAFSRAPRMPQLPTMPTGWPIGSYDTYEEAQRAVDHLADENFPVHDVTIVGVEPLLVERVAARLTWGKVLGSGAMSGAWFGLFVGLLLSLFTPGAGLLPILIGLVSGVAFGMAFAAAGYAATRGRRDFVSHSQLVARRYDVLCQPRNAENGREMLAKFNMGSHATI from the coding sequence ATGACCACAGCGTTTTCGCCAGCAGCGTTCAGCAGAGCGCCCAGGATGCCGCAGCTGCCGACCATGCCGACCGGCTGGCCCATCGGCTCCTACGACACCTACGAGGAAGCGCAGCGCGCCGTCGATCACCTCGCCGACGAGAACTTCCCGGTGCACGACGTGACCATCGTCGGCGTCGAACCACTGCTGGTCGAGCGCGTCGCCGCCCGGCTGACGTGGGGCAAGGTTCTTGGCAGTGGCGCGATGTCGGGCGCCTGGTTCGGTCTGTTCGTCGGGCTGCTGCTGAGCCTGTTCACACCAGGCGCCGGGTTGCTTCCGATCCTGATCGGCCTGGTCTCAGGTGTGGCCTTCGGGATGGCGTTCGCCGCAGCCGGGTACGCCGCCACCCGTGGTCGGCGGGACTTCGTCTCACACAGCCAGCTTGTCGCGAGGCGCTACGACGTGCTGTGCCAGCCACGCAACGCCGAGAACGGCCGCGAGATGCTGGCCAAGTTCAACATGGGCAGCCACGCCACAATCTAG
- the rpmF gene encoding 50S ribosomal protein L32, giving the protein MAVPKRKMSRSNTRSRRSQWKARPVQLVACPNRACKQPKPQHVACPSCGQYGGRQVVEPA; this is encoded by the coding sequence GTGGCCGTCCCCAAGCGGAAGATGTCGCGTTCCAACACCCGCTCGCGCCGGTCCCAGTGGAAGGCGCGCCCGGTGCAGTTGGTGGCTTGCCCCAACCGCGCGTGCAAGCAGCCCAAGCCGCAGCACGTCGCCTGCCCGTCCTGTGGCCAGTACGGCGGTCGCCAGGTTGTCGAGCCAGCTTAA
- a CDS encoding sodium:solute symporter, with translation MRALDLAIIAVFLVGTPLLGIALSGKQRTSTDYFVGSRQVPWWAVTFSVVATETSTLTVISVPTVAYLGNVTYLQLAIGYLIGRVLVAFVLLPRYYTGNLVSAYGFLGKRFGNGLQGTASVTFLVTRLLADGVRLFATAIPVKLVLAGLGMDVPYWVIIAAIAVFAVIYTYLGGIRAVIWVDVVQMGIYVLGAVAAVVVLAGKLPDGWLASAFDAGKFQFFDFSPDLLTNPYAFGTAVVGGALFAMASHGADQLMVQRLLACRTVRDSQKAVIASGGVVFVQFALFLLVGAMLWSFYRGASPEALGLAATDELFPRFIVEQLPSGLSGLLIAGILAAAMSTISSSLNSLSTSTVSDIYQHVTKRRLPDEVVLSRAKLWTLLWAGVFVLFASMFTSTEQPVVEVGLSIASYTYGALLGAFFLGIVVKRARQADAIVAFGCTIAVSATFVLGIEFTVDGEPTSLAFPWYVPLGVLVTLLVGGLLSLRHSSPDPKTRQPQHQEAA, from the coding sequence ATGCGCGCACTCGATCTCGCGATCATCGCGGTCTTCCTGGTGGGCACACCGCTGCTGGGGATCGCGTTGAGCGGAAAGCAGCGCACATCCACCGACTATTTCGTCGGCAGCAGGCAGGTGCCGTGGTGGGCGGTGACGTTCTCCGTGGTGGCGACCGAGACCTCCACGCTGACCGTCATCAGCGTCCCCACCGTGGCCTACCTCGGCAACGTCACCTACCTGCAGCTGGCGATCGGCTACCTGATCGGCAGGGTGCTGGTCGCGTTCGTGCTGTTGCCCAGGTACTACACGGGCAACCTGGTCAGTGCCTACGGCTTCCTCGGCAAGCGGTTCGGCAACGGGCTGCAGGGAACGGCCTCGGTGACGTTCCTGGTCACCAGGCTGCTTGCCGACGGGGTGCGGCTGTTCGCCACCGCCATCCCGGTCAAGCTCGTGTTGGCTGGGCTGGGGATGGACGTGCCGTACTGGGTGATCATCGCGGCGATCGCGGTGTTCGCGGTGATCTACACCTATCTCGGCGGCATTCGGGCCGTGATCTGGGTCGATGTCGTGCAGATGGGCATCTACGTGCTCGGCGCCGTGGCCGCGGTTGTGGTGCTGGCGGGCAAGCTGCCGGACGGCTGGCTGGCGAGCGCCTTCGACGCGGGTAAGTTCCAGTTCTTCGACTTCTCGCCGGACCTGCTCACCAACCCCTACGCCTTCGGCACCGCCGTCGTGGGTGGCGCACTGTTCGCGATGGCCTCCCACGGCGCCGACCAGTTGATGGTGCAGCGACTGCTGGCCTGCCGCACGGTCAGGGACAGCCAGAAGGCCGTCATCGCCAGCGGCGGTGTGGTCTTCGTGCAGTTCGCGCTGTTCCTGCTCGTCGGCGCCATGCTGTGGTCGTTCTACCGTGGCGCGAGCCCGGAGGCTCTCGGCCTGGCAGCGACCGACGAACTGTTCCCCAGGTTCATCGTCGAGCAGTTGCCGTCGGGGCTTTCCGGACTGCTCATCGCCGGCATTCTTGCCGCCGCCATGAGCACGATCTCCTCGTCGCTCAACTCGCTGTCCACTTCGACCGTGAGCGACATCTACCAACACGTGACGAAGCGGCGGCTACCCGACGAGGTGGTGCTCAGCAGGGCGAAACTGTGGACGCTGCTGTGGGCCGGGGTGTTCGTGCTGTTCGCCTCAATGTTCACCAGCACCGAGCAACCGGTGGTGGAGGTGGGGCTGAGCATCGCGAGCTACACCTACGGCGCACTGCTCGGCGCCTTCTTCCTCGGCATCGTGGTGAAGCGGGCACGGCAGGCCGACGCCATCGTGGCCTTCGGCTGCACGATCGCGGTTTCCGCCACCTTCGTACTGGGCATCGAGTTCACCGTGGACGGAGAGCCGACCTCGCTGGCCTTCCCGTGGTACGTGCCGCTCGGTGTGCTCGTGACGTTGCTGGTGGGTGGGCTGCTGTCGCTGCGTCACTCCTCTCCCGACCCCAAGACACGACAACCGCAACACCAGGAGGCGGCCTAG
- the rnc gene encoding ribonuclease III — MGGKSPTGPAENPASLLDALGVELDDELLTLALTHRSYAYENGGLPPNERLEFLGDAVLGLVVTDYLYRKHPELPEGQLAKLRASVVNMHALAGVARELGDGGLGAHLLLGKGEELTGGRDKASILADGLEAVIGATYLAHGIETARELVHRLFDGLLAEAPLRGAGLDWKTSLQELTASAGLGVPEYKVEDTGPDHRKEFSAVVFVGGRDLGHGEGTTKKEAEQKAAEFAWRALTEELKPEE, encoded by the coding sequence ATGGGGGGTAAGTCGCCGACGGGTCCGGCCGAGAATCCCGCATCGCTGCTTGACGCGCTCGGCGTCGAACTCGACGACGAGCTGCTCACGCTCGCGCTCACCCACCGCTCGTACGCCTACGAGAACGGTGGGCTGCCACCGAACGAACGGCTCGAGTTCCTCGGCGACGCGGTGCTCGGCCTTGTGGTGACCGACTACCTCTACCGCAAGCACCCCGAGTTGCCGGAGGGGCAACTCGCGAAGCTGCGGGCGAGCGTGGTGAACATGCACGCGCTCGCAGGCGTCGCCCGCGAGCTGGGGGATGGCGGCCTCGGCGCCCACCTGTTGCTCGGCAAGGGTGAGGAGCTGACGGGAGGCCGGGACAAGGCCAGCATCCTCGCCGACGGGTTGGAAGCGGTCATCGGCGCGACCTACCTGGCGCACGGCATCGAGACGGCGCGCGAACTAGTGCACCGGCTGTTCGACGGCTTGCTCGCCGAGGCGCCGCTGCGCGGTGCGGGTCTGGACTGGAAGACGAGCCTGCAGGAGCTGACCGCCTCGGCCGGTCTCGGCGTCCCCGAGTACAAGGTCGAGGACACCGGTCCGGACCACCGCAAGGAGTTCAGCGCCGTCGTGTTCGTCGGCGGGCGCGACCTCGGTCACGGAGAGGGCACGACCAAGAAAGAGGCCGAGCAGAAGGCTGCCGAGTTCGCCTGGCGCGCGCTGACCGAGGAACTCAAACCCGAAGAATAG
- the mutM gene encoding bifunctional DNA-formamidopyrimidine glycosylase/DNA-(apurinic or apyrimidinic site) lyase produces MPELPEVEVVRAGLERHVCGRVVCRVDVLHPRAVRRHVPGAADFAARLVGVKLTAARRRGKYLWLDLDDGAALLAHLGMSGQLLVQPEGTADESHLRVRFRFADGGPELRFVDQRTFGGLSLSELTEVDGTPVPETIAHIARDPMDPLFDRATVSRSLRSRHTELKRALLDQTLVSGIGNIYADEALWRSKLHWARPTDRLTTGQADTVLAAAAEVMAEALAVGGTSFDALYVNVNGQSGYFERSLAAYGRAGVPCGRCGTPIRREAFTNRSSFFCPRCQPRPRQRR; encoded by the coding sequence GTGCCCGAACTTCCCGAGGTCGAGGTGGTGCGCGCGGGTCTGGAGCGACACGTTTGCGGGCGAGTGGTCTGCCGCGTCGACGTGCTGCACCCGAGGGCCGTTCGGCGGCACGTCCCCGGTGCGGCTGACTTCGCGGCCAGGCTCGTCGGCGTGAAGCTCACGGCCGCTCGCAGGCGCGGCAAGTATCTGTGGCTCGACCTCGACGACGGCGCGGCTCTGCTGGCTCATCTCGGCATGAGCGGGCAGTTGCTCGTCCAGCCGGAAGGCACCGCTGACGAGTCGCATCTGCGGGTGCGGTTCCGGTTCGCCGACGGTGGGCCCGAGCTGCGGTTCGTCGATCAGCGCACCTTCGGCGGGCTCTCACTGTCCGAGCTGACCGAAGTGGATGGCACACCGGTGCCCGAGACCATCGCGCACATTGCCCGCGACCCCATGGACCCGCTGTTCGACCGTGCCACGGTGAGCAGGTCGCTGCGGTCGCGGCACACCGAGCTGAAGCGCGCGTTGCTCGACCAGACACTGGTGTCTGGTATCGGCAACATCTACGCCGACGAGGCGCTGTGGCGGTCGAAACTGCACTGGGCGCGGCCGACCGACCGGCTCACCACCGGGCAGGCGGACACCGTGCTCGCGGCCGCCGCCGAGGTGATGGCCGAAGCGTTGGCCGTGGGCGGAACGTCGTTCGACGCGCTGTACGTCAACGTCAACGGACAGTCCGGCTACTTCGAGCGTTCGCTGGCGGCCTACGGCCGTGCGGGCGTGCCCTGCGGTCGCTGCGGAACGCCGATCCGGCGGGAGGCGTTCACCAACCGCTCCTCGTTCTTCTGCCCGCGTTGCCAGCCGAGGCCTCGGCAGCGGCGGTGA
- the smc gene encoding chromosome segregation protein SMC translates to MHLKSLTLKGFKSFASATTLRFEPGITCVVGPNGSGKSNVLDALRWVMGTQGAKDLRGGKMEDVIFAGTSGRAPLGRAEVTLTIDNSDGALPIDYTEVSITRRMFRDGASEYEINGSSCRLLDIQELLSDSGIGREMHVIVGQGQLSEILQSKPEDRRAFIEEAAGVLKHRKRKEKALRKLNAMQGNLDRLNDLTAELRRQLKPLGKQAEIARKAQVVQSELRDAKLRLFADDLVTQRRDIEKEEADEKAARARRAEVEQALEVATSEQTELENALAEDAPQLTAAQDTWYKLSALAERLRGTVRLALERQRHLSSEVETGGSGRDPEELLAEAERAAEREHELNEAVAQARAVLSETIERREHLERVVQAAERAHMAAVRAIADRREGIAKLSGQVEALRSKSAATAEEIERLTSGIDEAMARAETAAEELERARAEGGVEESDDAGLRERHDRAVEANNAAKARVEELVKAERAAERDIASERARVDALSMGLNRKDGAGALLAAADELPGLLGSVAALLTVDAGYEVALAAALGPVADAVAVQGGEDAVAALRHLKQTESGRAGVLVGGEQAAAPAGWPALPDGARWARDVVKAPDALRGAVERALERVAVVNSLDQARAFVREHQEVTAVTRDGDVLGAHWAVGGSAKDESVIEVQAAVDEAQDRLAAAERVLQRTAAELEGARADQQDRRAEVAAAKEALNEAKVRKARSSERLSSLRQAARSAESEVERLRDQRAKVERNREDILTQLNELEERLAAVSDQPVDEDPDTTERDEAAESLSEVRQEEVDARLALRTAEERARGIAGKADSLRRAAEAERQARERAERARIARKRGAEIAAAVVNGGEIALERIEVSLRLASEERDEVQRRRESRETALAQVRSRVRELTGELEKLTDAVHRDEVLRAEQRLRLEQLEAKITEEFGIGLDDLVAEYGPEVPVPPGAGELAEYEAAKERGETVMAPQPIPYDRDTQARRAKRAEKDLALLGKVNPLALEEFAALEERYKFLSTQLEDLKATRKDLLTVIKEVDDKILEVFASAYHDVAREFETVFSVLFPGGEGRMVLTEPDDMLTTGVDVEARPPGKKVKRLSLLSGGEKSLVAVAMLVAIFRARPSPFYVMDEVEAALDDTNMRRLIGLLEQLRANSQLIIITHQKPTMEIADALYGVSMQGDGITQVISQRLRKDDEQPTPAA, encoded by the coding sequence GTGCACCTGAAAAGCTTGACGCTCAAGGGCTTCAAGTCCTTCGCGTCAGCGACGACCCTGCGGTTCGAGCCGGGCATCACGTGCGTGGTCGGGCCCAACGGCTCGGGCAAGTCGAACGTGCTCGACGCGCTGCGCTGGGTAATGGGCACGCAGGGGGCCAAGGACCTGCGGGGCGGCAAGATGGAGGACGTCATCTTCGCCGGAACCTCGGGCCGCGCGCCGCTCGGCCGTGCCGAGGTGACCCTCACCATCGACAACAGCGACGGCGCGCTGCCCATCGACTACACCGAGGTGTCGATCACCCGCCGCATGTTCCGCGACGGCGCCAGCGAGTACGAGATCAACGGCAGCTCCTGCCGCCTGCTCGACATCCAGGAGCTGCTGTCCGACTCCGGTATCGGCCGGGAGATGCACGTCATCGTCGGGCAGGGCCAGCTTTCGGAGATCCTGCAGTCCAAGCCCGAGGACCGGCGTGCCTTCATCGAGGAGGCGGCGGGCGTACTCAAACACCGTAAGCGCAAGGAAAAGGCGCTGCGCAAGCTCAACGCCATGCAGGGCAACCTGGACCGGCTCAACGACCTCACCGCCGAGTTGCGCCGCCAGCTCAAACCGCTGGGCAAGCAGGCCGAGATCGCCCGCAAGGCGCAGGTGGTGCAGTCCGAACTGCGAGACGCCAAGCTCCGCCTGTTCGCCGACGACCTGGTCACCCAGCGCAGGGATATCGAGAAGGAGGAGGCCGACGAGAAGGCCGCCCGCGCTCGCCGCGCCGAGGTGGAGCAGGCCCTCGAAGTGGCCACGTCCGAGCAGACCGAACTCGAGAACGCCCTCGCTGAGGACGCGCCGCAACTCACCGCCGCACAGGACACCTGGTACAAGCTGTCGGCGCTGGCCGAGCGGCTGCGCGGCACGGTGCGGCTGGCCCTCGAGCGGCAACGGCACCTTTCCTCGGAGGTCGAGACCGGGGGCTCCGGGCGCGACCCGGAGGAACTGCTCGCCGAGGCGGAGCGGGCCGCCGAGCGCGAACACGAGCTGAACGAGGCGGTGGCGCAGGCAAGGGCGGTGCTGTCGGAGACGATCGAGCGGCGCGAGCACCTTGAGCGTGTGGTGCAGGCCGCCGAGCGGGCTCACATGGCAGCCGTACGCGCCATCGCCGACCGGCGTGAGGGCATCGCCAAACTCAGCGGTCAGGTAGAGGCGCTGCGCAGCAAGAGCGCCGCCACTGCCGAGGAGATCGAGCGACTCACCAGCGGCATCGACGAGGCGATGGCCAGAGCCGAGACCGCCGCGGAGGAACTCGAGCGCGCCCGTGCGGAGGGTGGCGTCGAGGAGTCGGACGACGCGGGGCTGCGCGAACGGCACGACCGTGCCGTCGAGGCGAACAACGCGGCCAAGGCCAGGGTCGAGGAACTGGTGAAGGCCGAACGCGCCGCTGAGCGGGACATCGCCTCCGAGCGTGCCCGCGTCGACGCCCTGTCCATGGGGCTCAACCGCAAGGACGGCGCGGGCGCACTACTCGCCGCCGCCGACGAGTTGCCTGGGCTGCTGGGTTCCGTCGCGGCCCTGCTCACTGTCGACGCGGGCTACGAGGTGGCGCTCGCGGCGGCGCTGGGCCCGGTCGCCGACGCGGTGGCGGTCCAGGGCGGTGAGGACGCCGTTGCCGCGCTCAGGCACCTCAAGCAAACCGAATCCGGGCGGGCGGGAGTGCTCGTCGGCGGTGAGCAAGCGGCGGCTCCCGCGGGGTGGCCTGCGCTGCCGGACGGTGCTCGCTGGGCTCGCGACGTGGTCAAGGCCCCCGACGCGCTGCGGGGCGCGGTTGAGCGCGCGCTGGAACGGGTTGCTGTCGTCAACTCGCTTGACCAGGCACGCGCCTTCGTGCGGGAGCACCAGGAAGTCACAGCCGTCACAAGGGACGGCGATGTGCTCGGAGCGCACTGGGCGGTGGGCGGTTCCGCCAAGGACGAGAGCGTGATCGAGGTCCAGGCCGCGGTGGACGAGGCGCAGGACCGGCTCGCCGCGGCCGAGCGCGTTCTGCAGCGCACCGCGGCCGAGTTGGAGGGCGCGCGCGCCGACCAGCAGGATCGCAGGGCGGAGGTGGCAGCGGCCAAGGAGGCGCTGAACGAGGCCAAGGTGCGAAAGGCGCGCTCCTCGGAACGGCTCAGCAGCCTGCGACAGGCGGCCCGCTCCGCGGAGTCCGAAGTGGAACGGCTGCGCGACCAGCGTGCGAAGGTGGAGCGGAACAGGGAGGACATCCTCACCCAGCTAAACGAGCTGGAGGAACGGCTGGCGGCCGTCTCGGACCAACCGGTCGACGAGGATCCTGACACCACCGAACGCGACGAGGCCGCTGAATCGCTCAGCGAGGTGAGGCAGGAGGAGGTCGACGCCCGGCTCGCGCTGCGGACCGCGGAGGAGCGGGCACGCGGCATCGCGGGCAAGGCCGACTCGCTGCGCCGGGCCGCCGAGGCCGAGCGCCAGGCGCGTGAGCGGGCCGAGCGAGCCAGGATCGCGAGGAAGCGAGGAGCGGAGATCGCAGCCGCCGTCGTCAACGGCGGGGAGATCGCGCTCGAACGCATCGAGGTGTCGCTGCGGCTTGCCTCCGAAGAGCGCGACGAGGTGCAGCGCAGGCGGGAAAGCAGGGAGACCGCGCTCGCCCAGGTGCGCTCACGCGTACGCGAGCTCACCGGCGAGTTGGAGAAGCTCACCGACGCCGTGCACCGCGACGAGGTGCTGCGCGCCGAGCAGCGGCTGCGGCTCGAGCAACTCGAAGCCAAGATCACCGAGGAGTTCGGGATCGGGCTGGACGACCTCGTCGCCGAGTACGGGCCGGAGGTTCCCGTGCCTCCAGGTGCCGGAGAACTGGCCGAGTACGAGGCGGCCAAGGAACGCGGTGAGACGGTCATGGCGCCGCAGCCCATTCCCTACGACCGCGACACCCAGGCGCGCAGGGCCAAGCGGGCGGAGAAGGACCTGGCGCTGCTTGGGAAGGTGAACCCGCTCGCGCTGGAGGAGTTCGCCGCGCTGGAGGAACGGTACAAGTTCCTCTCCACACAGCTGGAGGACCTCAAGGCGACCCGCAAGGACCTGCTCACGGTCATCAAGGAGGTCGACGACAAGATCCTCGAGGTCTTCGCCAGTGCCTACCACGATGTGGCCCGCGAGTTCGAGACCGTGTTCTCCGTGCTGTTCCCCGGCGGCGAGGGCCGCATGGTGCTCACCGAGCCGGACGACATGCTCACCACCGGGGTCGACGTCGAGGCGCGCCCGCCTGGCAAGAAGGTCAAGCGACTGTCGTTGCTGTCCGGCGGTGAGAAGTCGCTGGTCGCGGTGGCGATGCTGGTGGCGATCTTCCGGGCGAGGCCGTCGCCGTTCTACGTCATGGACGAGGTCGAAGCGGCGCTGGACGACACCAACATGCGACGCCTCATCGGGTTGCTGGAGCAGTTGCGCGCGAACTCCCAGTTGATCATCATCACGCACCAGAAGCCCACGATGGAGATCGCCGACGCGTTGTACGGCGTGAGCATGCAGGGCGACGGCATCACGCAGGTCATCTCGCAACGGCTGCGCAAGGACGACGAGCAGCCGACCCCGGCCGCCTGA